Genomic window (Flavobacteriales bacterium):
GATACTGAATTCCACATGATTCACGAATGGATTGGGCGAGATATGGAATATACCTTTTCGTATTTCCGTGGCACCTCCAAGAGCTGTTGGCAATTCACCGCAAGGTGCAAGGTATGGACCGCCACAAAGCCCTGTATAGATGATATTCTCATTTACGGAAAAACAACTTAACCCAATTCCATATGAAGCCGGAACAGTATAACATGCTGTTAGGCCATTTGTGGAACCAATCCCTTCAATTATCGAAGTCTCATGACATGGGTCGTCGGTTAGGAAATTTATTTTCTTGCGGTAGTTGCCCCCAATTTGAATCGAGTCAACAGATTCAACTGTCAATGTCATTCCCCCGCAAAGGCCAAGTCCTCCGTAAAGCCCCTTGAGCGTATCTCCCAATTCAAGGGTAAAGTCATAGAGCAGGGTATCCGATGCCATGCCAAGCTGCCGCCAATAGACTTTATGAGCGGTCGTATCATCGCGAAGGAAGCCCGCCCCGAGGTCCATGGGGGCTTCACAACATCCACCAGTGTAGATCACAGATTCCTCCAAGATACTTTTGTAGGTAAAGCCGTCAATCAATGTATCTTCGCCGTAGTAGTTCTTGATGTACATACCTGTTCCACAACTTATGTCGGTGCATCCGGAGACCATCCCCCACACGGCATTGCTATCCGGGAAGGGGTGGTAAACGTTGAACTGGGCGCTGGCTTGGGAAGCCCCGGCGAAGGCAGCTGCGCATAGCAGCGAACATCTGAACAAGCCCAAAAGGGAATGGCGGAAACTCCGGAGGAATGATGATTTTTTCATGGCTTACCGTTGAGACGCTTCAAGTGCCTCCATCCGCTGCTCCAAGGCCCGGTATTTCCCTCCAACCGGAGAATGTACAGCCCCCGCTCTCGCATGTGTTCCGCCCGTTCCACAACTATACACCCCGTCCCATGGCCGGGTCACTTGTGAGCGCGGGGTTTTCTGTGTGTCCATTAGCTAATCAGCTAATCTATCTCATCCGCTAATCTACCTCACCACCACCAACCGTACCGCCTGCCTGCCCCGCTCCGTGGCCACCACCGCCGTGTAAACGCCGGGCGGTTGCGCGGTGAGGTCAATGGTGTTGCCGCCGCCTTGCCATACTTGTTGGCCGGTGGAGGTGTAGACTGCAATGGTATTGGCCAGTGGCAATAGGCCGAGAGTGAATTGACCTGTGGATGGGTTGGGTGTGATGAAGGCCGTCTTTGCCGAATGCAATTCCTCTATACCAACGGGTAATAGCGAGCAATCACACGGAATACCCGGAAGGCCGGGGTGGCCAAATTGGCCGGAATAGACATAATTGTCTT
Coding sequences:
- a CDS encoding T9SS type A sorting domain-containing protein is translated as MKKSSFLRSFRHSLLGLFRCSLLCAAAFAGASQASAQFNVYHPFPDSNAVWGMVSGCTDISCGTGMYIKNYYGEDTLIDGFTYKSILEESVIYTGGCCEAPMDLGAGFLRDDTTAHKVYWRQLGMASDTLLYDFTLELGDTLKGLYGGLGLCGGMTLTVESVDSIQIGGNYRKKINFLTDDPCHETSIIEGIGSTNGLTACYTVPASYGIGLSCFSVNENIIYTGLCGGPYLAPCGELPTALGGATEIRKGIFHISPNPFVNHVEFSINSVNLPLEVSVVDLLGRELLRFPVSYAKKKLDMSSLSKGLYFLRVHKDGKFLYQTKILKQ